One Peterkaempfera bronchialis DNA window includes the following coding sequences:
- a CDS encoding type I polyketide synthase has translation MACRYPGGIRTPEDLWELVATGGDGISPLPADRGWDPDRLYHPDPDHAGTVYTREGGFLHDASRFDPGFFAISPREALSMDPQQRLLLETSWEALERAGIDPLAARGSQTGVFAGVTYQDYVTILAAAEDSFEGYVGTGNSPSVLSGRISYALGLEGPAVSVDTACSSSLVALHLAAQALRQGECDLALAGGVTVMSTPGSLIEFSRQRALAEDGRCKPFSADADGASWAEGVGMVVVERLSDARRNGHTVLAVVRGSALNQDGASNGLTAPNGPSQQRVIRQALAAARLAPQDVDAVEAHGTGTTLGDPIEAQALIAAYGQDRDQDRPLWLGSLKSNIGHSQAAAGVGGVIKMVMALNNGLLPQTLYAEHPSPHVDWSAGDVRLLTEPVPWPETGRPRRAGVSSFGMSGTNAHVIIEQPPAPDAELPGGFGRAAGAPAATGGEVLPVVPVVLSGRTEEALRAQAARLHAHLLGNGGQSLADLGFSLATSRSAFEHRAVVLAADRDALDPALRSLAEDGLVTGADVVRGVARESAGPVFVFPGQGAQWVGMARELLDASVVFADRIAECEWALRPFVDWSLTAVLRGEGDPAELERVDVVQPVLWAVMVSLAELWRSFGVVPAAVVGHSQGEIAAACVAGALSLEDGARVVALRSRAIVGITGAGGMVSVPLAAEVVRERIRPWGERLAVAAVNGPGSVVVSGEAAALDELFTALTGEGVRARKVAVDYGSHSAQVEAIRDEVLEALSGITPRAAEVPFCSSVTGGWQDTAELGPEYWYTNLRETVRFEEAVRGLLADGHRSFIEVSPHPVLAVGLRETVDAVGVDAAALGSLRRGRGGLDRFLTSVAEAHVQGVPVDWRAVFAGSGAHRVDLPTYAFQRQRYWPKVREAAAAAAGDGALTADSVEARFWETVEQEDLEALTGALDLGSLGGDAPLSAVLPALSTWRRSSRERSTTDAWRYTVTWAPLTGRATPGPLSGTWLLVVPADTAGYDDLATAAEKALRTGGAQHTVLVRLADDDEGEPGREQLTARLRSALGHGDGDGDGDGDGDGDGEETRRISGVLSLLALDERPHPDHPAVPLGLAGTLALVQSLGDLGVDAPLWCGTRGAVATGRSETVAAPAQSLVWGLGRVAALEHSERWGGLVDLPPTLDSRAGARLCAALAAPDGEDQIAIRASGTFGRRLVRAPQTDASAEVWRPRGTVLVTGGTGALGGHVARWLAGRGAEHLLLTSRRGPDAPGAAELRAELAALGCQVTIAACDVADRDALRALLDAVPEQYPLGAVVHAAGSLDDGVIDSLDPARMDPILRGKVTAALNLHELTRDLDLSAFVMFSSTAGVISGAGLGNYAPGNAFLDALAQQRRAAGLPATAVAWGLWAEGGMVQDAAGDRMRRYGVHPMAPDLACIALGRALDHADTAVVVTDIRWDTYAVAFTGPRPSALLRDLPDARRALDAAAQTAPAAGDGPDASSLHRHLADLPEFERDGAVLDVVRACVATVLGYPSPDAVDPDRPFTDLGIDSLSAVELRNSMNRLTGLRLPATLVFDYPTCTGLARFVRTEVSGTQPGTPEPQGRAALAPSAAAEDDPIAIVAMSCRFPGEVHTPEQLWRMLHDGAEALVPFPTDRGWDLDALYDPEPGKPGAVYTREGGFLHDAGGFDPAFFGISPREAVAMDPQQRLLLEIAWETFERAEIDPASLRGSRTGVFAGTNGQDYTGMLAASGEDYEGYLLTGNAASVVSGRLSYTFGLEGPAVTVDTACSASLVALHLAVQSLRSGECDLALAGGLTVMASPGLFLDFSRQRGLAADGRCKAFADAADGTGFSEGGGMLLVERLSDARRNGHRVLALVRGSAVNQDGASNGLSAPNGPAQQRVIRAALAGAGLSPSEVDAVEAHGTGTTLGDPIEAQAVLATYGQGRAEDRPLWLGSIKSNVGHTQAGAGVAGVIKMVLAMQHGVLPQTLHVDAPSSHVDWTAGRVRLLTENTPWPESGDRPRRAGVSSFGISGTNAHLILEEAPAAETADQVDASAPLPVVPWVVTAKSRTALRAQAERLLAHLAAHPDQEPRDLGRSLAATRAVFDHRAVVLGAGRAELLRGLESVAAGESAAGVVAGSARAEGKTALLFTGQGAQRVGMGRGLYEAFPVFAEAFDAVCAWVDGELGRSLREVVFGADADLLNETGLTQPALFAVEVALFRLLESWGVRADYLVGHSIGELAAAHVAGVLSLEDACRLVVARGRLMQALPSGGAMVSVQASEAEVLPLLAGREAEVSIAALNGPTATVIAGDEAAVLEVAGELERQGRKTKRVRVSHAFHSPRMEPMLADFRAVAESVEYHQPRMAVVSNVTGELATAEELTSPEYWVRHVRQAVRFADGIGWLEQHGVTRYVELGPDGTLTAMAQGCVEGTDHLLVPALRKDRPETAALLTALAQAFTKGVGLDWAAAFQGSGARTVALPTYAFQRQRFWPKPPVLLGDVGSVGLGSANHPLLGAAVGMAGGEEFLFTGRLSLRTHPWLADHALTSTALFPATGFLELALHAADQLGCERVEELTILTPLTLPEHGAVRTQLRVEAPDASGSRALSVYSRPEDAPEEQPWTLNAAGLLAAGSTAAPEDGQRPYDFAVWPPQDAVAVPLDGFYERFAERGHLYGPLFQGLKSVWLRGDEVFAEVALPEGHDPDAAAFGLHPALLDAALHAVMYVPLEDADRLPFSWSGVSVEAVGARALRLRMVQEGPESISLALADPAGRPVASIGALTLRELTGDLAGGPAGGTHHDALFALDWATVPAAATAPAPGAWTVVGADRAVELGDALDAAGFPVRVHADLAALARSGAEIPETVLLALPGTPDREAGDLAAATHAVARETLALVQQWLAEPRFAHARLAVVTREATDAGHRRPDPVQAAVWGLVRAARSENPGRFLLLDLDGAAGSPAAVPGALASGEPELAVRSGAVYAPRIARVAAEQSLTPPEGAAAWRLGIERKGTLESLRLAECPDAVQPLAPREVRIAVRAAGVNFRDVLTALGMYPGDATAIGLEGAGVVTEVGAEVTGLAPGDRVMGMFAGAFGPLAVADERMVARIPQGWSFAEAATVPIVYLTAYYALVDLGGLSAGQSVLVHAAAGGVGTAAVQLARHLGAEVFGTASPGKWDALRSAGLDDAHLASSRDLDFEKAFLAATGGRGVDVVLDSLAREFVDASLRLLPRGGRFLEMGKTDVRDPQRVATDHPGVAYRAFDLVEAGPERIGEMLAELVALFEQGVLRPLPLTTWDVRQAPEAFRFLSQARHIGKVVLTVPVSADPEGTVLLTGGLGGLGKVTARHLVAERGVRHLVLAGRRGPDAPGAAELHAELTALGAEVTIAACDVADRDALAALLAAIPPTHPLTEVVHTAGVLADGVVTSMTPDQLDRALRPKVDAVVNLHELTRDADLARFTVFSSVAGTFGGAGQANYSAANAFLDGLAHHRLGLGLPATSLAWGTWVADAGMTGELTEADRRRHARTGMVPLGPDQGMELLDTASDLGRAVLLPMDLDLASMRDRPEALPLLLQGLVRRRPRRTAEAGASGSGSGAASGPDLAERLAALSPADREQLLLDLLSAQVAAVLGYSSADEIEPEQTFKELGFDSLTAVELRNRLNAVTGLRLPATLVFDYPTPLGLVGQLLTEIELPDAPGGAQTLLGELDRLEAVLGSTALDGEDRSTVAARLRELAARWQEKPGTGAPLGGAVPEQDPDDDAALASVETASELFDLIDKELGTS, from the coding sequence ATGGCCTGCCGCTACCCCGGCGGCATCCGCACCCCCGAGGACCTGTGGGAGCTGGTCGCCACCGGCGGCGACGGGATCTCCCCGCTCCCCGCCGACCGGGGCTGGGACCCCGACCGGCTCTACCACCCCGACCCGGACCACGCGGGCACCGTCTACACCCGCGAGGGCGGGTTCCTGCACGACGCCAGCCGGTTCGACCCGGGCTTCTTCGCGATCAGCCCGCGTGAGGCGCTCTCCATGGACCCGCAGCAGCGGCTGCTGCTGGAGACCTCCTGGGAGGCCCTGGAGCGGGCGGGCATCGACCCGCTGGCGGCACGCGGCAGCCAGACCGGCGTCTTCGCCGGGGTCACCTACCAGGACTACGTCACCATCCTGGCGGCGGCCGAGGACAGCTTCGAGGGCTATGTCGGCACCGGCAACTCGCCGAGCGTGCTCTCCGGCCGTATCTCCTACGCCCTCGGGCTGGAAGGCCCGGCCGTCTCCGTCGACACCGCCTGCTCGTCCTCGCTGGTCGCGCTGCACCTGGCCGCGCAGGCGCTGCGGCAGGGCGAATGCGACCTGGCGCTGGCCGGTGGCGTCACCGTGATGTCCACCCCCGGCTCGCTGATCGAGTTCAGCCGGCAGCGGGCGCTGGCCGAGGACGGCCGGTGCAAGCCCTTCTCCGCCGACGCGGACGGTGCCAGTTGGGCCGAGGGCGTCGGCATGGTCGTGGTGGAGCGGCTCTCCGACGCGCGGCGCAACGGCCACACCGTGCTCGCCGTCGTACGGGGCAGCGCACTCAACCAGGACGGCGCCTCCAACGGCCTGACCGCCCCCAACGGCCCCTCCCAGCAGCGGGTGATCCGGCAGGCCCTGGCCGCCGCCCGGCTGGCACCGCAGGACGTCGACGCGGTGGAGGCGCATGGCACCGGTACCACCCTCGGTGACCCCATCGAGGCGCAGGCGCTGATCGCCGCCTACGGCCAGGACCGCGACCAGGACCGGCCGCTCTGGCTCGGGTCGCTGAAGTCCAACATCGGCCACAGCCAGGCCGCCGCCGGGGTCGGCGGCGTCATCAAGATGGTCATGGCCCTCAACAACGGCCTGCTGCCGCAGACCCTGTACGCGGAGCACCCGAGCCCGCACGTCGACTGGTCGGCCGGCGACGTACGCCTGCTCACCGAGCCCGTGCCCTGGCCGGAGACCGGCCGACCGCGCCGGGCCGGGGTCTCCTCGTTCGGCATGAGCGGCACCAATGCGCACGTCATCATCGAGCAGCCGCCCGCGCCGGACGCCGAACTGCCCGGCGGGTTCGGCCGCGCGGCCGGTGCCCCGGCCGCCACCGGCGGCGAGGTGCTGCCGGTCGTGCCGGTCGTCCTCTCCGGGCGTACCGAGGAGGCGCTGCGGGCCCAGGCCGCGCGGCTGCACGCACATCTGCTCGGCAACGGCGGGCAGAGCCTGGCCGACCTCGGGTTCTCACTGGCCACGTCGCGTTCGGCCTTCGAGCACCGGGCCGTGGTGCTGGCCGCCGACCGGGACGCGCTCGACCCGGCGCTGCGCTCGCTCGCCGAGGACGGCCTCGTCACCGGCGCCGACGTGGTGCGCGGCGTCGCCCGGGAGAGCGCCGGGCCTGTCTTCGTCTTCCCCGGCCAGGGCGCGCAGTGGGTGGGCATGGCGCGGGAACTGCTGGACGCCTCGGTGGTGTTCGCGGACCGGATCGCGGAGTGCGAGTGGGCGCTGCGGCCGTTTGTGGACTGGTCGCTGACGGCGGTGCTGCGGGGCGAGGGGGACCCTGCGGAGCTGGAGCGGGTGGATGTGGTCCAGCCCGTGCTGTGGGCGGTGATGGTCTCGCTGGCGGAGCTCTGGCGGTCGTTCGGTGTGGTCCCGGCCGCCGTGGTGGGCCACTCGCAGGGCGAGATCGCCGCCGCCTGCGTGGCGGGCGCGCTCTCCCTGGAGGACGGGGCCCGGGTGGTCGCGCTGCGCAGCCGGGCGATCGTGGGCATCACCGGTGCGGGCGGCATGGTGTCGGTTCCGCTGGCGGCCGAGGTGGTGCGGGAGCGCATCCGGCCGTGGGGCGAGCGGCTGGCGGTCGCCGCGGTGAACGGGCCCGGGTCGGTGGTGGTCTCGGGTGAGGCCGCCGCGCTGGACGAGCTGTTCACCGCGCTCACCGGCGAGGGGGTGCGGGCGCGGAAGGTCGCCGTGGACTACGGCTCGCACTCGGCGCAGGTGGAGGCGATCCGCGACGAGGTGCTGGAGGCGCTGTCCGGCATCACGCCGCGCGCCGCCGAGGTGCCGTTCTGCTCGTCGGTGACCGGCGGTTGGCAGGACACGGCGGAGCTGGGCCCGGAGTACTGGTACACCAACCTGCGGGAGACGGTGCGGTTCGAGGAGGCGGTGCGGGGCCTGCTGGCGGACGGCCACCGGTCGTTCATCGAGGTGAGCCCGCATCCGGTGCTGGCGGTGGGACTGCGGGAGACCGTGGACGCCGTGGGCGTGGACGCGGCGGCGCTGGGCTCGCTGCGGCGCGGCCGGGGCGGCCTGGACCGGTTCCTCACCTCGGTCGCGGAGGCCCATGTCCAGGGCGTACCGGTGGACTGGCGGGCCGTCTTCGCGGGCAGCGGTGCACACCGGGTGGACCTGCCGACCTATGCCTTCCAGCGGCAGCGCTACTGGCCGAAGGTCCGCGAGGCCGCCGCAGCGGCGGCCGGGGACGGCGCGCTCACCGCGGACTCCGTGGAGGCGCGTTTCTGGGAGACCGTCGAGCAGGAGGACCTGGAAGCGCTGACCGGCGCCCTCGACCTCGGCTCCCTCGGCGGCGACGCGCCGCTGAGCGCCGTACTGCCCGCCCTGTCCACCTGGCGCCGCAGCAGCCGTGAGCGGTCCACCACCGACGCCTGGCGCTACACCGTCACCTGGGCGCCGCTGACCGGGCGTGCCACCCCGGGCCCGCTCTCCGGGACCTGGCTGCTTGTCGTCCCGGCAGACACCGCCGGGTACGACGACCTGGCGACCGCCGCCGAGAAGGCGCTGCGGACCGGCGGGGCGCAGCACACCGTACTGGTCCGGCTCGCCGACGACGACGAGGGCGAGCCGGGCCGCGAGCAGCTGACCGCGCGGCTGCGGTCCGCACTCGGCCACGGTGACGGCGACGGTGACGGTGACGGCGACGGCGACGGCGACGGCGAGGAGACCCGGCGGATCTCCGGTGTGCTCTCGCTGCTGGCCCTGGACGAACGCCCGCACCCCGACCACCCGGCCGTGCCGCTTGGCCTGGCCGGCACCCTCGCCCTGGTGCAGTCGCTCGGCGACCTCGGGGTCGACGCTCCGCTCTGGTGCGGCACCCGTGGCGCCGTGGCGACCGGCCGCTCCGAGACGGTCGCCGCCCCGGCGCAGTCCCTGGTCTGGGGCCTCGGCCGGGTCGCGGCGCTGGAGCACTCCGAGCGCTGGGGCGGCCTGGTCGACCTGCCGCCCACCCTGGACTCCCGCGCCGGGGCCCGGCTCTGCGCAGCCCTCGCCGCACCCGACGGCGAGGACCAGATCGCGATCCGCGCCTCCGGGACCTTCGGCCGCCGCCTGGTCCGGGCGCCGCAGACCGACGCCTCGGCGGAGGTCTGGCGTCCGCGCGGCACCGTCCTGGTCACCGGCGGCACCGGAGCGCTCGGCGGCCATGTCGCCCGCTGGCTCGCCGGACGCGGCGCCGAGCATCTGCTGCTGACCAGCCGCCGGGGCCCCGACGCGCCCGGCGCGGCCGAACTGCGCGCCGAACTGGCCGCGCTGGGCTGCCAGGTCACCATCGCCGCCTGCGATGTCGCGGACCGCGACGCGCTGCGCGCGCTGCTGGACGCGGTGCCCGAGCAGTACCCGCTCGGGGCTGTGGTGCACGCCGCCGGTTCGCTGGACGACGGCGTGATCGACTCGCTCGACCCGGCCCGGATGGACCCGATCCTGCGCGGCAAGGTCACGGCCGCGCTCAACCTGCATGAGCTGACCAGGGACCTGGACCTGTCGGCCTTTGTGATGTTCTCCTCCACCGCCGGAGTCATCAGCGGCGCCGGCCTCGGCAACTACGCCCCGGGCAACGCCTTCCTGGACGCCCTGGCCCAGCAGCGCCGGGCCGCCGGCCTCCCGGCCACCGCCGTCGCCTGGGGCCTGTGGGCCGAGGGCGGCATGGTGCAGGACGCGGCGGGCGACCGGATGCGCCGCTACGGCGTCCACCCGATGGCGCCCGACCTGGCCTGCATCGCCCTCGGCCGGGCCCTGGACCACGCCGACACCGCCGTGGTGGTCACCGACATCCGCTGGGACACCTACGCCGTCGCCTTCACCGGCCCCCGGCCCAGCGCCCTGCTCCGCGACCTGCCCGACGCCCGGCGCGCACTGGACGCCGCAGCGCAGACGGCCCCCGCAGCCGGTGACGGCCCGGACGCCTCCTCGCTCCACCGCCACCTGGCCGACCTGCCCGAGTTCGAGCGCGACGGCGCCGTGCTGGACGTCGTACGCGCCTGCGTGGCGACCGTCCTCGGCTACCCGTCGCCGGACGCGGTCGACCCCGACCGGCCCTTCACCGACCTGGGGATCGACTCGCTCAGCGCGGTCGAACTGCGCAACAGCATGAACCGGCTGACCGGCCTTCGGCTGCCCGCCACCCTGGTCTTCGACTACCCGACCTGCACGGGACTGGCCCGCTTCGTCCGCACCGAGGTGTCCGGCACCCAGCCGGGCACGCCGGAGCCGCAGGGGCGGGCGGCGCTGGCGCCGTCCGCCGCCGCCGAGGACGACCCGATCGCCATCGTCGCCATGAGCTGCCGCTTCCCCGGGGAGGTGCACACCCCGGAGCAGCTGTGGCGGATGCTGCACGACGGCGCGGAAGCGCTGGTGCCGTTCCCCACCGACCGGGGCTGGGACCTTGACGCGCTCTACGACCCCGAGCCCGGAAAGCCCGGCGCCGTCTACACCCGCGAGGGCGGCTTCCTGCACGACGCCGGCGGGTTCGACCCGGCCTTCTTCGGGATCTCGCCGCGTGAGGCCGTCGCCATGGACCCCCAGCAGCGGCTGCTGCTGGAGATCGCCTGGGAGACCTTCGAACGGGCCGAAATCGACCCCGCCTCCCTGCGCGGCAGCCGGACCGGCGTCTTCGCGGGCACCAACGGCCAGGACTACACCGGGATGCTGGCCGCCTCGGGCGAGGACTACGAGGGGTATCTGCTCACCGGCAACGCCGCCAGCGTGGTGTCCGGGCGGCTCTCCTACACCTTCGGGCTGGAAGGCCCGGCGGTGACGGTCGACACCGCGTGCTCCGCCTCGCTGGTGGCGCTGCACCTGGCCGTGCAGTCGCTGCGCTCCGGGGAGTGCGACCTGGCGCTGGCGGGCGGACTCACCGTGATGGCCTCGCCCGGACTCTTCCTCGACTTCAGCCGGCAGCGCGGCCTCGCCGCCGACGGCCGCTGCAAGGCGTTCGCCGACGCCGCCGACGGCACCGGCTTCTCCGAGGGCGGCGGCATGCTGCTGGTCGAGCGGCTCTCCGACGCCCGCCGCAACGGGCACCGGGTGCTGGCGCTGGTACGCGGCTCCGCCGTCAACCAGGACGGCGCCTCCAACGGCCTGAGCGCCCCCAACGGCCCCGCGCAGCAGCGGGTGATCCGGGCGGCGCTGGCCGGTGCTGGACTGTCGCCGTCGGAGGTGGACGCGGTGGAGGCGCATGGCACCGGGACCACGCTGGGCGACCCGATCGAGGCGCAGGCGGTGCTGGCGACCTATGGCCAGGGCCGGGCCGAGGACCGGCCGCTCTGGCTGGGGTCGATCAAGTCCAATGTCGGGCACACCCAGGCGGGCGCCGGCGTCGCCGGGGTGATCAAGATGGTGCTGGCCATGCAGCACGGTGTGCTGCCGCAGACCCTGCATGTGGACGCGCCCTCGTCCCATGTGGACTGGACGGCGGGCCGGGTCCGGCTGCTGACCGAGAACACCCCGTGGCCGGAGAGCGGCGACCGGCCGCGCCGGGCCGGGGTCTCCTCCTTCGGCATCAGCGGTACCAACGCCCACCTGATCCTGGAGGAAGCCCCGGCCGCCGAGACTGCGGACCAGGTCGACGCATCGGCGCCGCTGCCCGTGGTGCCGTGGGTGGTGACGGCCAAGAGCCGTACCGCCCTGCGGGCCCAGGCGGAACGGCTGCTGGCGCACCTGGCGGCCCACCCGGACCAGGAGCCGCGCGACCTCGGCCGCTCGCTGGCCGCGACGCGGGCGGTCTTCGACCACCGCGCGGTGGTGCTGGGTGCGGGGCGGGCCGAGCTGCTGCGCGGGCTGGAGTCCGTGGCCGCTGGCGAGTCCGCTGCGGGCGTGGTCGCCGGGTCGGCGCGGGCCGAGGGCAAGACGGCGCTGCTCTTCACCGGGCAGGGTGCGCAGCGGGTGGGGATGGGGCGTGGGTTGTATGAGGCGTTCCCGGTCTTCGCTGAGGCGTTTGATGCGGTGTGTGCGTGGGTGGATGGGGAGTTGGGGCGTTCGCTGCGTGAGGTGGTCTTCGGTGCCGACGCTGACCTGCTGAACGAGACCGGGTTGACTCAGCCCGCGTTGTTCGCGGTGGAGGTGGCGCTGTTCCGGCTGCTGGAGTCCTGGGGCGTCCGGGCGGATTATCTGGTCGGCCACTCGATCGGTGAGCTGGCGGCTGCGCATGTGGCGGGCGTGCTGTCGCTGGAGGATGCGTGCCGGCTGGTGGTGGCGCGTGGCCGTCTGATGCAGGCGCTGCCGTCCGGTGGGGCGATGGTGTCGGTGCAGGCGTCCGAGGCTGAGGTGCTGCCGCTGCTGGCGGGCCGTGAGGCCGAGGTGAGTATCGCGGCGCTGAACGGCCCGACCGCCACCGTGATCGCGGGCGATGAAGCCGCCGTCCTGGAGGTCGCCGGGGAGTTGGAGCGGCAGGGCCGCAAGACCAAGCGGGTGCGGGTCAGCCACGCCTTCCACTCCCCCCGGATGGAGCCCATGTTGGCGGACTTCCGGGCGGTTGCGGAGAGCGTGGAGTACCACCAGCCCCGGATGGCCGTGGTCTCCAATGTCACCGGAGAACTGGCCACGGCCGAGGAGTTGACCTCCCCCGAGTACTGGGTGCGCCATGTCCGGCAGGCCGTCCGCTTCGCCGACGGCATCGGCTGGCTGGAGCAGCACGGCGTCACCCGCTATGTCGAGCTGGGCCCCGACGGCACCCTGACCGCCATGGCCCAGGGCTGCGTGGAGGGCACCGACCATCTGCTGGTCCCGGCGCTGCGCAAGGACCGCCCGGAGACGGCCGCGCTGCTCACCGCCCTGGCCCAGGCGTTCACCAAGGGCGTCGGACTCGACTGGGCGGCGGCCTTCCAGGGCAGCGGCGCCCGCACGGTCGCCCTGCCGACGTACGCCTTCCAGCGGCAGCGGTTCTGGCCGAAGCCCCCCGTGCTGCTGGGCGATGTCGGCTCGGTCGGGCTCGGGTCGGCGAACCACCCGCTGCTGGGTGCGGCGGTCGGCATGGCCGGGGGCGAGGAGTTCCTCTTCACCGGCAGGCTGTCGCTGCGGACTCACCCCTGGCTGGCCGACCACGCGCTGACCAGCACCGCGCTCTTCCCCGCCACGGGCTTCCTGGAACTGGCCCTGCACGCGGCCGACCAGCTGGGCTGCGAGCGGGTGGAGGAGCTGACCATCCTCACCCCGCTGACGCTGCCCGAGCACGGTGCGGTCCGCACCCAGCTGCGCGTGGAGGCACCGGATGCGTCCGGCAGCCGCGCGCTGAGCGTGTACTCGCGCCCCGAGGACGCGCCCGAGGAGCAGCCGTGGACGCTCAACGCCGCCGGGCTGCTGGCCGCAGGCAGCACGGCCGCGCCGGAGGACGGGCAGCGGCCGTATGACTTCGCCGTCTGGCCGCCGCAGGACGCGGTTGCGGTGCCGCTGGACGGCTTCTATGAGCGGTTCGCCGAGCGCGGCCACCTCTACGGTCCGCTCTTCCAGGGGCTGAAGTCGGTCTGGCTGCGCGGTGACGAGGTGTTCGCCGAGGTCGCCCTCCCGGAGGGGCACGACCCGGACGCCGCCGCGTTCGGCCTGCACCCGGCGCTGCTGGACGCGGCGCTGCACGCGGTGATGTATGTGCCGCTGGAGGACGCCGACCGGCTGCCGTTCTCCTGGAGCGGGGTGTCGGTCGAGGCGGTCGGCGCCAGGGCGCTGCGGCTGCGGATGGTCCAGGAGGGGCCCGAGTCCATCTCCCTCGCGCTGGCCGACCCGGCAGGCCGACCGGTGGCCTCCATCGGCGCGCTGACCCTGCGTGAACTCACCGGTGACCTGGCCGGCGGCCCGGCGGGCGGCACGCACCATGACGCGCTCTTCGCGCTGGACTGGGCCACGGTGCCCGCCGCCGCCACCGCTCCCGCACCGGGCGCCTGGACGGTGGTCGGGGCCGACCGGGCGGTCGAGTTGGGTGACGCCCTGGACGCCGCCGGGTTCCCGGTACGGGTCCACGCCGACCTGGCCGCGCTGGCCCGCTCCGGGGCGGAGATCCCCGAGACGGTGCTGCTCGCCCTGCCCGGCACCCCGGACCGGGAGGCCGGTGACCTGGCGGCGGCCACCCACGCGGTGGCCCGCGAGACCCTGGCCCTGGTCCAGCAGTGGCTGGCCGAGCCCCGGTTCGCCCATGCCCGGCTGGCCGTGGTCACCCGGGAGGCGACGGACGCCGGACACCGGCGGCCCGATCCGGTACAGGCCGCCGTCTGGGGCCTGGTGCGGGCGGCGCGGTCGGAGAACCCCGGCCGGTTCCTGCTGCTGGACCTCGACGGGGCCGCTGGTTCACCGGCGGCGGTGCCGGGGGCGCTGGCCTCGGGCGAACCCGAACTGGCGGTGCGCAGCGGGGCCGTGTACGCGCCCCGGATCGCCCGGGTCGCGGCCGAGCAGTCGCTCACCCCGCCCGAGGGGGCCGCCGCCTGGCGGCTGGGCATCGAGCGGAAGGGCACCCTGGAGAGCCTGCGCCTGGCCGAGTGCCCCGACGCCGTCCAGCCCCTCGCCCCCCGCGAGGTCCGGATCGCGGTGCGGGCCGCAGGCGTCAACTTCCGCGATGTGCTGACCGCGCTGGGCATGTACCCGGGCGATGCCACCGCCATCGGCCTGGAGGGGGCCGGGGTGGTGACCGAGGTCGGCGCCGAGGTGACCGGGCTGGCCCCCGGCGACCGCGTCATGGGCATGTTCGCGGGGGCCTTCGGGCCGCTCGCGGTGGCCGATGAGCGCATGGTGGCGCGCATCCCGCAGGGCTGGTCGTTCGCCGAGGCGGCGACCGTGCCGATCGTCTACCTCACCGCCTACTACGCGCTGGTGGACCTGGGCGGGCTGAGCGCCGGGCAGTCGGTGCTGGTCCACGCGGCGGCGGGCGGCGTCGGTACGGCGGCGGTGCAGCTCGCCCGCCACCTGGGCGCCGAGGTCTTCGGCACCGCCTCGCCCGGCAAGTGGGACGCGCTGCGCTCGGCGGGTCTGGACGACGCGCACCTCGCCTCCTCCCGCGACCTGGACTTCGAGAAGGCGTTCCTGGCCGCCACCGGCGGCCGGGGCGTGGATGTCGTCCTGGACTCGCTGGCCCGGGAGTTCGTGGACGCCTCGCTGCGGCTGCTGCCGCGCGGTGGGCGGTTCCTGGAGATGGGCAAGACCGACGTCCGCGATCCGCAGCGGGTCGCCACCGACCACCCGGGCGTCGCCTACCGGGCGTTCGACCTGGTGGAGGCGGGCCCGGAGCGGATCGGCGAGATGCTGGCCGAGCTGGTCGCCCTCTTCGAGCAGGGCGTACTGCGACCGCTGCCGCTGACCACCTGGGACGTCCGGCAGGCCCCGGAGGCGTTCCGGTTCCTCAGCCAGGCCCGGCACATCGGCAAGGTGGTCCTCACCGTGCCCGTGTCCGCCGACCCGGAGGGGACCGTGCTGCTCACCGGCGGCCTGGGCGGGCTGGGCAAGGTAACGGCCCGTCATCTGGTCGCCGAGCGCGGCGTACGGCACCTGGTGCTGGCCGGCCGGCGCGGTCCGGACGCCCCCGGGGCTGCGGAGCTGCACGCGGAGCTGACCGCGCTGGGTGCCGAGGTCACCATCGCCGCCTGCGACGTGGCCGACCGGGACGCCCTGGCGGCGCTGCTGGCGGCGATCCCGCCGACCCATCCGCTGACCGAGGTGGTGCACACCGCCGGGGTGCTGGCGGACGGGGTGGTCACCTCGATGACCCCGGACCAGCTCGACCGGGCGCTGCGGCCGAAGGTCGACGCGGTGGTCAATCTGCATGAGCTGACCCGGGACGCTGACCTGGCCCGGTTCACGGTCTTCTCCTCGGTGGCGGGCACCTTCGGCGGCGCCGGGCAGGCCAACTACTCGGCCGCCAACGCCTTCCTCGACGGGCTGGCCCACCACCGGCTCGGCCTGGGCCTCCCCGCCACCTCGCTCGCCTGGGGCACCTGGGTGGCGGACGCCGGGATGACCGGCGAGCTGACCGAGGCCGACCGCCGGCGCCACGCCAGGACCGGCATGGTCCCGCTGGGCCCGGACCAGGGCATGGAACTGCTGGACACCGCCTCCGACCTGGGCCGCGCGGTGCTGCTGCCGATGGACCTCGACCTGGCGTCCATGCGGGACCGTCCCGAGGCGCTGCCGCTGCTGCTCCAGGGCCTGGTCCGCAGGCGGCCCCGCCGCACCGCCGAGGCCGGCGCGTCCGGCTCCGGAAGCGGCGCCGCGAGCGGCCCCGACCTGGCGGAGCGGCTGGCGGCGCTGTCCCCGGCCGACCGCGAGCAGTTGCTGCTGGACCTGCTCTCCGCGCAGGTGGCCGCCGTGCTCGGGTACTCCTCGGCCGATGAGATCGAGCCCGAGCAGACCTTCAAGGAGCTGGGCTTCGACTCGCTGACCGCCGTCGAACTCCGCAACCGCCTCAACGCGGTCACCGGGCTGCGGCTGCCGGCCACCCTGGTCTTCGACTACCCGACACCGCTGGGTCTGGTCGGCCAGTTGCTGACCGAGATCGAGCTGCCCGACGCCCCCGGCGGCGCGCAGACCCTCCTCGGCGAGCTGGACCGCTTGGAGGCCGTACTCGGCAGCACCGCCCTGGACGGCGAGGACCGCTCCACGGTCGCCGCCCGGCTGCGGGAGCTGGCGGCCCGGTGGCAGGAGAAGCCGGGCACCGGCGCCCCCCTGGGCGGGGCGGTCCCGGAGCAGGACCCGGACGACGACGCGGCCCTCGCATCGGTCGAGACGGCGAGCGAGCTGTTCGACCTCATTGACAAGGAACTCGGCACGTCGTGA